In Daucus carota subsp. sativus chromosome 4, DH1 v3.0, whole genome shotgun sequence, one DNA window encodes the following:
- the LOC135151999 gene encoding F-box protein CPR1-like has product MALPCELIDEVLCRVPVKYLLRCRCVSKEWCSLIDSTAFIKKHLKTTTECNAPGVILTGEQSLFLTDLESLSADEEVDVVEIRDPLKSVFPDAEFVGAANSLLCFCKNNAYEFLIYNPATRKYRKVPDMPYMFVLWFDMVTVSHCGFGYDHVNDDYKVVKIAEFCGMMVIVYSLKSNCWTQIHDVPSDILIYPLSRKGMFASGALHWLAARSQPDGCFIILGFDLVLEHFKELPLPVSNQGKFYMADGGSLCILEQCTDSRTDVWLINNYGAKNPWYKAFSVEKPCALGSFKAFRPIVFSRRGKDVLLEVDYTKLVWYDPEKKVVKNVRMNGIWSEFGTKLYRASLLQLTENEQLQKPSEDKKKKKQQRKRKKEKKQQKKRDDFLSKGFKLKL; this is encoded by the coding sequence ATGGCCCTTCCTTGTGAGCTGATTGATGAAGTACTCTGTCGTGTCCCTGTCAAGTATCTTCTTCGTTGTCGCTGCGTGTCGAAAGAATGGTGTTCTCTTATTGATAGCACTGCGTTTATCAAGAAACATCTCAAAACAACCACTGAGTGTAATGCTCCTGGTGTCATTCTTACTGGGGAGCAGAGCCTTTTCTTGACTGATCTCGAGTCTCTGTCTGCTGATGAGGAGGTTGATGTTGTGGAAATAAGAGATCCACTTAAGTCTGTTTTCCCTGATGCTGAGTTTGTGGGTGCTGCCAATAGCTTGCTATGCTTTTGTAAGAATAATGCTTAtgagtttttaatatataatccagCCACCAGGAAGTATAGAAAGGTACCtgacatgccatatatgtttgTGCTTTGGTTTGACATGGTGACGGTTTCCCACTGTGGGTTTGGCTATGATCATGTTAATGATGATTATAAGGTTGTCAAGATTGCGGAGTTTTGTGGTATGATGGTTATAGTCTACAGCCTGAAATCTAATTGTTGGACACAGATTCATGATGTTCCTAGTGACATTCTGATTTATCCCTTATCCCGAAAGGGTATGTTTGCAAGTGGAGCTTTGCATTGGTTGGCGGCTAGGAGTCAGCCGGATGGCTGTTTTATCATTCTTGGTTTCGATCTTGTGCTTGAACACTTCAAGGAGCTCCCTTTACCGGTTTCTAACCAAGGGAAATTTTATATGGCTGATGGAGGATCCCTATGCATCCTTGAACAATGCACCGATTCTCGTACTGATGTGTGGCTAATAAATAATTATGGGGCGAAAAATCCTTGGTACAAAGCATTTTCCGTGGAGAAACCTTGTGCACTCGGATCTTTTAAGGCTTTTAGACCTATTGTGTTTTCAAGACGCGGCAAGGATGTACTTCTGGAAGTGGACTACACAAAACTGGTGTGGTATGACCCTGAAAAGAAGGTAGTAAAGAATGTTAGGATGAACGGGATTTGGAGTGAGTTTGGTACAAAACTTTACAGAGCGAGTCTGTTGCAACTGACTGAGAACGAGCAGCTGCAGAAGCCGTCAGAagacaagaaaaagaagaaacagCAAAGGAAAAGGAAGAAAGAGAAGAAACAACAAAAGAAAAG
- the LOC108216319 gene encoding F-box protein CPR1 — protein sequence MTLPYELIDEILYRLPVKYLLRCRCVSKEWCSVIDNNAFVKKHHRRTFECDPDGGVVISGDGRVFLTDVESLRDDKVEVVELDDSIVCGAEFVGAANGLVCLCKNEKKVFVLCNPATRKYRKLPSVPSMFASEFDEVEVTLCGFGYDRVNDDYKVVKIAECEECTMVIMYSLKSNSWKRIQDIGKNIQFIPERGKFVGGALHWMTIKYPRNCCGIVFGVDLGLEQFKEDPFPDVHGTFVCLVHVGGSLCITDNYSGSHTDVWLMNDQREGSPWYKAFTVEQPGPFGPFKFIRPVVFSNSGNDVLIEVDRTKLLWYDLEKKAVRNVRIHGIPTKFDTHLYTESLFQLTERKQLQKPSQYKKQPKKRDDFLSKGFKLKL from the exons ATGACGCTTCCATATGAATTAATCGATGAAATACTCTATCGCCTCCCCGTTAAGTATCTCCTACGTTGTCGATGTGTGTCGAAAGAATGGTGTTCAGTTATTGATAACAATGCATTTGTTAAGAAACATCATAGGAGAACTTTTGAATGTGACCCTGATGGCGGTGTCGTAATTAGCGGGGATGGAAGGGTTTTCTTGACTGATGTCGAGTCTTTGCGTGATGAtaaggttgaggttgttgaacTAGACGATAGTATTGTGTGTGGTGCTGAATTTGTTGGTGCTGCCAATGGATTAGTTTGTTTGTGTAAGAATGAAAAGAAGGTGTTTGTGCTGTGTAATCCGGCGACTAGGAAGTACAGGAAGTTGCCGAGTGTTCCGAGTATGTTTGCAAGTGAGTTTGATGAGGTTGAGGTGACGCTGTGTGGGTTTGGTTATGATCGTGTTAATGATGATTATAAGGTTGTTAAGATTGCGGAGTGTGAAGAGTGTACGATGGTGATTATGTATAGCTTGAAAAGTAATTCATGGAAACGGATTCAGGATATTGGGAAAAACATTCAGTTTATACCTGAACGGGGAAAGTTTGTAGGTGGGGCTCTGCATTGGATGACGATTAAGTATCCTAGAAATTGTTGTGGTATTGTTTTTGGTGTTGATCTCGGGCTTGAGCAGTTTAAGGAGGATCCTTTTCCTGATGTTCATGGGACCTTTGTCTGCTTGGTTCATGTTGGAGGATCCCTTTGCATCACTGATAACTACAGTGGATCTCATACCGATGTGTGGCTGATGAATGACCAAAGGGAGGGAAGTCCTTGGTACAAAGCATTTACAGTGGAGCAACCCGGCCCATTTGGGCCTTTTAAGTTTATTAGGCCTGTTGTTTTTTCAAACAGCGGGAATGATGTACTTATAGAGGTGGACCGCACAAAACTTTTGTGGTATGACCTTGAAAAGAAGGCAGTCAGGAATGTTAGGATTCATGGGATTCCAACTAAGTTCGATACACATCTGTACACGGAGAGTCTATTTCAACTCACTGAGCGTAAGCAGCTGCAGAAGCCGTCACAATACAAGAAACAACCAAAGAAAAG GGATGATTTTCTTTCCAAAGGATTTAAATTGAAGCTATAA
- the LOC108218192 gene encoding citrate-binding protein, which translates to MKSASPLVPVCLCLAWLFFQQTMAVDPTVGFTSLPLDQSNFDIQRPYDVPVNKRYSFINGVHKMWVYKSDKPHSPDSHTNPRTEIRIQGYDFSSGVWQFEGYGYVPRVTSGACIMQIFGGSPHATTLMLRTYKGTLAYYRNPVLVQNIYSRWFRLNVIYDVDANKVQVYIDGDLKFETTGRGGKSHFFKCGVYAQDDDSNYMESRWKNIKVLKKN; encoded by the exons ATGAAATCTGCCTCACCACTTGTTCCAGTTTGCTTGTGCCTCGCCTGGCTCTTCTTCCAGCAGACAATGGCTGTTGATCCGACTGTCGGGTTTACCTCTCTGCCTCTAGATCAATCcaactttgatattcaaaggCCTTACGATGTCCCTGTGAATAAACGATACAGCTTCATTAACGGAGTTCACAAGATGTGGGTGTACAAATCTGATAAACCTCATTCACCTGATAGCCATACTAATCCACGTACTGAAATCCGTATCCAG GGTTATGATTTCTCTTCTGGTGTTTGGCAATTCGAAGGATATGGATACGTCCCAAGAGTAACATCAGGGGCATGCATTATGCAAATCTTTGGCGGGAGCCCTCACGCAACGACTCTGATGCTTAGAACATACAAAGGCACACTTGCATATTACCGGAACCCTGTCCTTGTCCAGAACATTTACAGTAGATGGTTCCGGTTAAATGTAATCTACGACGTCGATGCAAACAAGGTGCAGGTTTACATCGACGGGGAtctgaagtttgaaacaacagGCCGAGGAGGAAAATCCCATTTCTTCAAATGCGGGGTGTATGCTCAAGACGACGATTCTAATTATATGGAGTCCCGCTGGAAGAATATTAAAGTTCTCAAGAAAAACTAG
- the LOC108215619 gene encoding phospholipid-transporting ATPase 1: MSSGKHLLSLSSDSPSPHSPNSDNCQPSSSLEYSPVVLEDDPQASFLVKAEKLSVDTNLDVSGEHSASAAKSQDLHSTCLHSWEFPLEHTPPERKKCLVSWGSDSKLQHGCEYTPMSTSSPPPGSPRTDLVVDQVEIPRVYHKSMQSDDGREANYRSIYINDPSMTNDKYRFRGNEIRTSRYTLINFLPKNLFIQFHRVAYLYFLGIAALNQLPPLAVFGRTASLFPLLFVLLVTAIKDGYEDWRRHRSDLYENNRKVLVLQSGKFQNKKWKDIRAGEVVKVSVEDSIPCDMVLLRTSDPSGIAYIQTMNLDGESNLKTRYARNETISMDFEGGEISGVIRCEQPNRNIYEFMAYMELDGQRYSLSQSNIILRGCQLKNTEYAIGVVIYAGQETKAMMNSAASPSKRSRLETYMNRETIWLSIFLIVMCGVVALGMALWLKRHDRELDRLPYYKKSYSVTGMRPAKLYKYYGIPMETLFSFLSCVIVFQIMIPISLYITMELVRLGQSFFMVKDKHMYYKPTDTWFQCRSLNINEDLGQIRYVFSDKTGTLTENKMEFKKASVYGKNCGTFLAAPSTSQDKDIAGPSTASSSGKEKLKLKSDITLDSELMAMLHKDLTKEDRIAAHKFFLALAACNTVIPIHASSACTGSIDDDVNAIDYQGESPDEIALVTAASAYGYTLCERTSGHIVINVNGEKLRLDVLGMHEFDSVRKRMSVVIKLPNGEIKVLVKGADTSVFNILNEDPEKDEHLKQMTESHLNEYSAEGLRTLVVAGKDLTGGELDEWQHTYEGASTSLTDRSSKLRQSADFIECNLNLLGATGIEDKLQEGVPETIESLREAGIKVWVLTGDKQDTAISIGLSCKLLTSNMQRIIVNGNSENECRKLLSDAKLKYGVNSTNARTENSKSRDNTETDYHEIPADMNLNDLSHSQVRKEEGSGSTTKPTLALIIDGNSLVYILEKDLESELFDLAIVCRVVLCCRVAPLQKAGIVDLIKCRTEDLTLAIGDGANDVSMIQMADVGVGICGQEGRQAVMASDFAMGQFRFLKRLLLVHGHWNYQRLAYLVLYNFYRNAVFVLMLFWYMLFTAFSTTNAITDWSSVFYSLIYTSVPTIIVGVLDKDLSHKTLFQVPKLYAAGHRNESYNLQLFWITMIDTLWQSLVLFFVPFLTFRVSTIDIYSVGSLWTIAVVILVNLHLAMDIKRWVLLTHCSIWGSILVTYICLVILDSIPDFPNFGTIYHLATWPAYWLCILLIIVLALLPRLIFKALSQTFRPSDLQIAREAEILRKRRGYVWSKPSQGSMHVRD, from the exons ATGAGTTCTGGGAAACATTTGCTTTCATTGTCATCGGACTCTCCATCTCCCCATTCTCCTAATTCAGATAATTGCCAACCAAGTAGTTCTTTGGAATATTCACCTGTTGTTTTGGAGGACGACCCGCAAGCCAGCTTTCTGGTTAAGGCTGAGAAATTAAGTGTTGACACTAACCTAGACGTTTCTGGTGAACATTCTGCTTCTGCCGCAAAATCACAGGACTTGCATTCCACTTGTCTCCATAGTTGGGAATTTCCTTTGGAACACACCCCACCAGAGAGGAAAAAATGCCTGGTGTCGTGGGGTAGTGATTCTAAGCTGCAACACGGTTGTGAATACACTCCCATGTCTACGTCTTCACCTCCACCAGGTTCACCTCGGACGGATTTGGTTGTTGACCAAGTTGAGATCCCTAGGGTCTATCACAAGAGCATGCAGTCTGATGATGGTCGTGAAGCTAATTACAggtcaatatatataaatgaccCCTCTATGACTAACGATAAGTATCGGTTTAGGGGTAATGAGATTCGAACCAGCAGGTACACTCTCATTAACTTCTTGCCCAAGAATCTCTTTATTCAGTTCCACAGGGTTGCTTATCTATACTTTTTAGGCATTGCTGCCCTAAATCAGCTTCCGCCTCTTGCAGTATTTGGGAGAACTGCATCTCTGTTTCCCCTACTTTTTGTGCTTTTAGTTACAGCAATCAAAGATGGTTATGAAGATTGGCGAAGACACAGATCAGATCTGTATGAGAATAATCGGAAAGTTCTGGTGCTTCAATCTGGCAAGTTCCAGAATAAGAAATGGAAGGATATAAGAGCCGGTGAAGTTGTGAAGGTCTCTGTTGAGGATTCGATTCCGTGTGACATGGTACTTTTACGGACTAGTGATCCTAGTGGAATTGCTTATATTCAAACGATGAACTTGGACGGTGAGTCGAACTTGAAAACAAGGTACGCCAGGAATGAGACAATTTCAATGGATTTTGAAGGGGGCGAAATCTCAGGAGTCATCAGATGTGAACAACCAAATAGGAACATATATGAGTTTATGGCCTACATGGAGTTGGATGGACAGAGATATTCACTAAGCCAATCAAATATAATCTTACGTGGTTGCCAGCTGAAGAACACAGAGTATGCAATTGGTGTAGTCATTTATGCCGGGCAGGAGACAAAAGCCATGATGAATAGTGCAGCATCGCCATCCAAAAGGAGCAGACTGGAAACTTATATGAATAGGGAAACTATTTGGTTGTCAATTTTTCTTATCGTCATGTGTGGAGTAGTGGCTCTTGGGATGGCTTTATGGCTAAAGCGTCATGACCGCGAGCTTGATAGATTGCCTTATTATAAGAAATCTTATTCAGTAACAGGAATGAGACCTGCcaaattatacaaatattatggGATTCCTATGGAGACCCTTTTCTCCTTCTTGAGTTGTGTAATAGTGTTTCAGATAATGATACCAATATCTTTGTACATCACCATGGAGTTGGTTCGTCTAGGGCAGTCATTCTTCATGGTCAAAGACAAGCATATGTATTACAAACCTACTGATACATGGTTTCAGTGCAGATCCCTGAATATAAATGAAGATTTAGGTCAAATTCGTTATGTATTTTCTGATAAGACAGGAACACTTACTGAAAACAAAATGGAATTCAAGAAAGCAAGTGTGTATGGAAAGAATTGTGGAACATTCCTGGCTGCACCAAGCACCTCACAAGATAAAGACATTGCAG gACCATCAACAGCCTCTTCCTCGGGAAAAGAAAAGTTGAAGCTAAAATCAGATATTACTCTTGATTCAGAACTCATGGCCATGCTACACAAGGACCTTACAAAAGAGGATAGGATAGCAGCACATAAGTTTTTTCTTGCATTGGCTGCATGCAACACTGTAATTCCTATCCATGCAAGTTCCGCTTGCACTGGGAGCATAGATGACGATGTCAATGCTATCGACTATCAAGGCGAATCTCCTGATGAAATAGCATTAGTTACTGCTGCCTCGGCTTATGGATATACTCTTTGTGAGAGAACTTCAGGGCACATTGTTATAAATGTTAATGGTGAGAAATTAAG GTTGGATGTTTTGGGTATGCACGAGTTTGATAGTGTACGGAAAAGGATGTCTGTTGTCATCAAACTTCCCAATGGTGAGATTAAGGTACTGGTGAAAGGTGCTGATACATCAGTGTTTAATATTCTAAATGAAGACCCAGAAAAGGATGAGCATTTAAAGCAAATGACTGAAAGCCATTTAAATGAATATTCAGCTGAAGGTCTTCGAACACTAGTTGTTGCTGGCAAGGATCTTACTGGGGGAGAACTTGATGAGTGGCAACACACGTATGAAGGTGCGAGCACTTCTTTGACTGATAGATCTTCAAAGTTACGTCAATCAGCAGATTTTATCGAATGTAATTTGAATCTACTGGGAGCTACTGGAATTGAGGATAAGCTTCAAGAAGGTGTGCCAGAAACCATCGAGTCTCTGCGAGAAGCTGGAATCAAGGTCTGGGTTCTGACCGGTGACAAGCAAGATACAGCAATTTCAATTGGTTTATCTTGCAAATTGTTGACTTCAAATATGCAGCGGATCATTGTAAATGGTAATTCAGAGAATGAATGCCGAAAACTTTTATCTGATGCGAAGCTTAAATATGGTGTAAACTCGACGAATGCCAGAACTGAAAATTCAAAATCGAGGGACAACACGGAAACTGATTATCATGAGATTCCTGCAGACATGAATCTTAATGATTTATCACATTCACAAGTCAGGAAGGAAGAAGGTAGTGGAAGTACAACAAAGCCAACACTAGCCCTGATAATTGATGGGAATAGTCTAGTTTACATCCTAGAGAAGGATCTGGAGTCTGAG TTGTTCGATCTTGCAATCGTATGTCGGGTTGTACTCTGCTGCCGTGTTGCTCCTTTGCAGAAAGCTGGCATTGTCGACTTGATAAAGTGCCGTACTGAAGATCTGACACTAGCTATAGGTGATG GGGCGAATGATGTTTCAATGATACAAATGGCGGATGTTGGTGTTGGCATATGTGGCCAGGAGGGGCGGCAGGCCGTTATGGCATCTGACTTTGCTATGGGGCAGTTCCGATTTTTGAAAAGATTGCTCTTGGTACATGGGCACTGGAATTATCAGCGCCTGGCTTATCTTGTCCTTTACAACTTCTATCGAAACGCAGTGTTTGTATTGATGCTTTTTTG GTATATGCTGTTCACAGCTTTCTCCACAACTAATGCAATAACTGATTGGAGTAGTGTCTTTTATTCTCTTATATATACTTCTGTACCTACTATTATTGTTGGAGTCTTGGACAAAGACTTGAGCCACAAGACATTATTCCAGGTTCCGAAGCTTTATGCTGCAGGCCATAGAAATGAGAGTTATAATCTGCAGCTCTTCTGGATCACAATGATTGATACACTATGGCAGAGCCTTGTCCTATTTTTTGTACCTTTTCTAACTTTCAGAGTGAGCACGATTGACATTTATAGCGTCGGTAGTCTGTGGACCATTGCGGTTGTTATTTTAGTGAATCTTCATCTTGCAATGGATATTAAAAGATGGGTTCTACTGACACATTGCTCAATATGGGGATCAATTTTGGTTACATATATCTGTTTGGTGATATTGGATTCTATACCCGATTTCCCGAATTTTGG CACAATCTACCATTTGGCAACATGGCCTGCTTATTGGCTTTGTATTCTACTTATTATAGTCTTAGCTTTGCTCCCACGCCTAATTTTCAAAGCTTTAAGTCAAACTTTTAGGCCTTCTGATCTTCAAATAGCTAGAGAAGCTGAGATACTGAGAAAACGGCGGGGTTATGTTTGGTCTAAGCCTTCTCAGGGTTCAATGCACGTGCGTGATTAG
- the LOC108217165 gene encoding protein SIEVE ELEMENT OCCLUSION B-like yields the protein MPQARGNEILFSTYDDNVTMKQILSTHSPDDRQFHVQPLFRIIEDVMHRTNAPLLGTILSTTLQATQAQLDEKALRSCFSDIIILLAHTIKKTSSEITCKCSGGWDAQATTMSLLNMLSVYPWEVKVVIALAAFVMIHEEFCLVAKLDDVNPLAKSVAHLKQLPGIMEQAESWKPKFESLGNLIEAVLDLTNCIMDFKSLPSQYINPDTPEMVIASAHIPIAVYWTVRSIVASASMVINLTSSSHEYIASTTETWEFSSLANKVNSMHSHLKEELSLCRQHIAIVPTGSARMQQERGDRILFSMSDDNVMMDQILSTHSPDGREYHVQPLFLIIEDAMHRADAPLLGTTLSTTLEGTTAQLDEKFLHNGFPDILKLLALTIKKISCEITCKCSGGGDAQATTVSLFKTLSIYPWDVKVVVALAALVMIHDEFCLVAQLCHTNPLAKSAAHLKQLPDTTEPAESLIPKFESLDKLIKAVLDLTKCIVEFKSLISQYINPDVPEMVSAIAHIPIAVYWTIRSIVACAFIVINLIGLSHEYLALITEAWELYSLARKLNNMHGYLNKQLSFCHQHIATKKHDEAYRTFVRLLETPHFNNTKFLKTLIYPKDDQLPLCEGSTRRRVSIETLRSKIVLLLITEDDMPQEELVLFDLMYRESKQSQFTESHYEVVWLPIMDRSVPWNEEKQKLLEKTQSVMPWLFLYHPSMLDPLAIRYIKDKWHFTNKSIVVVVDQQGKVVNLNALHMMWIWANMAYPFTSLKEEQLWKEESWRYELVVDSIQPMNFDWIIERKHICLYGGDDIDWIRRFTATAYAVARAANIQLEMLYVGKSNPTKKIETIIKLIQAENLSHVLSHLTLIWYFWSRIESMWHSKVQHGKSVEKDEIMKEIMMMLYFDGSDQGWAVIFEGQKDMAKAKGEMFLKSLYEFDEWRHDSEEKGFLPALNGFFKKLYTPHHCHRFTVPGATGSVEDKVVCAECGRPMEKSTMYTCCTD from the exons ATGCCCCAGGCAAGGGGTAACGAGATCTTGTTCTCTACGTACGATGACAATGTCACAATGAAACAGATCCTGAGTACACATTCTCCTGATGATCGCCAATTTCATGTCCAACCTCTCTTTCGTATCATTGAAGATGTCATGCACCGTACCAATGCACCCCTCCTTGGCACTATCCTTTCCACCACACTTCAG gcAACTCAGGCACAGTTGGATGAGAAAGCTCTGCGCAGCTGCTTCTCTGACATTATTATACTTTTAGCCCACACTATTAAGAAAACTTCCAGTGAG ATAACCTGCAAATGTTCTGGGGGATGGGATGCACAGGCAACAACAATGTCACTCTTGAACATGCTCTCAGTCTATCCATGGGAAGTTAAGGTAGTGATAGCCTTGGCCGCATTTGTTATGATCCATGAAGAATTTTGCCTAGTGGCAAAGCTTGACGACGTAAACCCTCTGGCCAAATCAGTAGCACACCTCAAGCAACTTCCAGGTATAATGGAACAGGCCGAATCTTGGAAACCAAAGTTTGAGTCACTTGGTAACCTGATCGAGGCAGTGCTTGATCTAACAAATTGCATTATGGATTTTAAGAGCCTCCCATCTCAGTACATTAACCCGGACACTCCAGAAATGGTCATTGCCAGTGCTCATATCCCAATAGCCGTGTACTGGACCGTCAGAAGCATTGTGGCTAGTGCATCTATGGTTATTAATCTTACTAGCAGTAGTCATGA GTACATTGCCTCAACAACTGAGACATGGGAATTCTCTAGTTTGGCCAATAAGGTCAATAGCATGCACAGCCACCTTAAGGAAGAACTGTCTCTTTGCCGTCAGCACATTG CAATTGTCCCGACTGGGAGTGCTAGGATGCAGCAGGAAAGGGGTGATCGGATCTTGTTCTCCATGTCGGATGACAATGTCATGATGGACCAGATCCTGAGTACACATTCGCCTGATGGTCGCGAATATCATGTCCAGCCTCTTTTTCTTATCATTGAAGATGCCATGCACCGTGCCGATGCACCCCTCCTTGGCACTACTCTCTCCACCACCCTTGAG GGAACTACGGCACAGTTGGATGAGAAATTTCTTCACAACGGGTTCCCTGACATTCTTAAACTTTTAGCCCTCACTATTAAGAAGATTTCCTGTGAG ATAACCTGCAAATGTTCTGGGGGAGGAGATGCACAGGCAACAACAGTGTCACTCTTTAAAACGCTCTCAATCTATCCATGGGATGTTAAGGTAGTGGTAGCCTTGGCGGCACTTGTTATGATCCATGACGAGTTTTGCCTAGTGGCACAGCTTTGCCACACCAACCCTCTAGCCAAATCAGCTGCACACCTCAAGCAACTTCCAGATACAACAGAACCGGCCGAATCTTTGATACCAAAATTTGAGTCACTTGATAAACTGATCAAGGCAGTGCTTGATCTAACAAAGTGCATCGTGGAGTTTAAAAGCCTCATTTCACAGTACATTAACCCGGACGTTCCAGAAATGGTCAGTGCCATTGCTCATATCCCTATAGCTGTGTACTGGACCATCAGAAGCATTGTGGCTTGTGCATTTATAGTTATCAATCTAATTGGCCTTAGTCATGA GTACCTTGCCTTGATAACAGAGGCATGGGAATTGTATAGTTTGGCCCGTAAGCTCAATAACATGCACGGCTACCTTAACAAACAATTGTCTTTTTGCCATCAGCACATTG CTACGAAGAAACACGATGAAGCTTATAGAACATTTGTTCGACTGCTTGAAACACCTCACTTTAACAACACAAAGTTCCTAAAGACTTTGATTTACCCCAAAGACGACCAGCTCCCACTGTGTGAGGGTTCTACCAGGAGAAGG GTTAGCATCGAGACACTGAGAAGTAAGATTGTGCTACTTCTTATTACAGAGGATGACATGCCCCAAGAAGAGCTTGTGCTTTTTGATCTTATGTATAGAGAATCAAAGCAAAGCCAATTTACCGAGAGTCACTATGAAGTCGTCTGGCTTCCCATCATGGACAGATCAGTTCCATGGAATGAAGAAAAGCAAAAATTACTTGAAAAAACACAGAGCGTAATGCCATGGCTATTTTTGTATCATCCGTCTATGCTGGATCCCCTTGCCATTAGGTACATCAAGGACAAATGGCACTTCAccaat AAGTCTATTGTTGTCGTGGTGGATCAACAAGGGAAAGTTGTGAACCTTAACGCGCTCCATATGATGTGGATTTGGGCTAACATGGCTTACCCTTTCACTAGCCTAAAAGAAGAGCAACTATGGAAAGAAGAATCATGGAGATATGAGCTAGTGGTGGATTCCATTCAACCCATGAACTTCGACTGG ATCATTGAAAGAAAGCACATTTGCTTGTATGGTGGTGACGATATTGATTGGATCCGCAGGTTCACTGCCACAGCGTACGCAGTAGCGCGTGCTGCCAATATCCAACTAGAGATGTTATACGTAGGCAAAAGCAACCCgactaaaaaaattgaaacaatcattaaattaattcaagctGAAAATCTTAGTCATGTGTTGTCACACCTGACCTTAATATGGTACTTCTGGAGCAGGATAGAGAGCATGTGGCACTCCAAAGTGCAACATGGGAAATCTGTTGAAAAAGATGAGATAATGAAAGAAATCATGATGATGTTATACTTCGACGGTAGTGATCAAGGATGGGCAGTGATTTTTGAGGGTCAGAAAGACATGGCTAAAGCGAAAGGCGAAATGTTCTTGAAGAGTTTGTATGAGTTTGATGAATGGAGGCATGACAGTGAAGAGAAAGGCTTTTTGCCAGCACTGAATGGATTTTTTAAAAAGCTCTATACTCCGCATCATTGTCATCGTTTTACAGTTCCGGGAGCAACAGGTAGTGTGGAGGATAAGGTGGTCTGTGCAGAATGTGGCCGTCCTATGGAGAAATCCACCATGTACACTTGTTGCACTGATTGA